A genomic stretch from Oculatellaceae cyanobacterium includes:
- a CDS encoding sulfotransferase: MKIIYVTGLPRAGSTLLCQLLSHHPDIYCTGHSSPLCQTLMGLRYNLSDSEFLLAQLDVDFKQTYQRLLNAFRGFITGWFAETKQPYVVDKNRGWLQHIQTVNHIDPEFKMLVCVRELGQIYGSIEAKHQQTLLLDFPDHLANLSPYERAEKLFASGGVVGAPLSSIEALQDLDTQLQQHLYYVVFEDLLSEPEAALQGIFQWLGLKDFDVDLQNLQVRPHESDSYYRYKYTHQTYSTLKPPQQHLIPNRIQGQLLSQFTWFYSTFYPGLIKAGSP, from the coding sequence ATGAAAATAATATATGTCACTGGCTTACCGCGAGCAGGCTCAACACTACTTTGTCAACTTCTCTCCCATCATCCTGATATTTATTGTACGGGGCATAGTTCGCCACTGTGTCAGACTCTCATGGGTTTGCGCTATAACCTCAGCGATAGTGAGTTTCTGTTAGCTCAACTTGATGTTGATTTTAAGCAAACTTACCAACGTCTACTCAATGCTTTTCGGGGTTTTATTACTGGCTGGTTTGCTGAAACAAAACAGCCTTACGTAGTAGACAAAAATCGCGGCTGGTTACAGCATATCCAAACAGTAAACCACATAGACCCAGAATTTAAAATGCTGGTCTGCGTGCGGGAGTTAGGACAGATTTATGGGTCAATAGAAGCCAAACATCAACAAACATTACTGCTGGATTTTCCAGATCATTTAGCTAATTTATCACCCTACGAACGAGCCGAAAAATTGTTTGCCAGTGGTGGAGTAGTTGGTGCGCCCTTAAGTTCTATTGAAGCCTTACAAGATCTAGATACTCAACTTCAACAACACTTATATTATGTAGTATTTGAAGATTTGTTGAGTGAACCAGAAGCCGCATTACAGGGGATTTTTCAGTGGTTGGGGCTAAAAGATTTTGATGTAGATTTGCAAAACCTTCAAGTTAGACCCCATGAAAGTGACAGCTACTATCGCTACAAATATACTCATCAAACATACTCCACTCTCAAACCGCCTCAACAACATTTGATTCCCAATAGGATTCAGGGTCAATTGCTGTCTCAGTTTACGTGGTTCTACAGCACTTTTTATCCCGGACTAATAAAAGCAGGTTCGCCATAA